The window AGAAAATCATTCTTATCCTTGGTTTTTGTAACAAATCCATCTTAATGTTAAGTTTTTTGGATTTGAAAAGCATATGTTTATATGAGTAGATAAATATTACTATTTGAATATGTGATGATGATATATAACGAATAGTTTATCATAttatttaaaagtataaattaCAATGTAATTATTTCAGCAACTATACATTATGTCAGATATTGTTGATTAAATATGAAAAGAATAATATTATCATGTAGTATGTACAAATATATTGTAACTCTGTACAAAATCAACGCAATCAAACTTGACTGATATAATCAATAAAactattttgttaaattaagaaaaaaaaaagaaataagtaataaaacaaattgaacaaattaaatatattcaaattcaaagttaatgaaatatatttatttactaatcataaaaatatttttaaggaGTTCAATGAAATATTTCGGATTAAAttgaatttattaattttttgttaatacataaataaatttggagatatcaaaacaaattaaaactaataaatgtgaattcttatttttatttgaatcaTCCAATCAAATCGTTATCTGTAGAAAGggataatgtataaaatttgaattcaaaataaaattatgtattatttataaatttggGGATGGAGATGTTATGAATGAAATTTGTTATTTCTAGCATTATTTTAGGAATGGTAATCAACTCAAAgtgtaaattttaattttagggattaaaactaactatttaaaataataaattttggatttaaaattaagatataaaatttgaattaaaactaactattctaaggtgagatatatatttctaaactcaagatgttaataaatatcaattatgtattatatattatttatgtctattctttgataaatagtttgaaaaataaaaaatgccagttgaatttatttttgacattgtttcagataaaatttgaattcaaattgatgATTTTAGTAatgatatataatatatattatttaataaagtttcgataaataatatgaaatataaaaaaatgtgaattaattattttaaatctaattgaAACAAAGTCATATCTTGAACGGATACGAgtgaaaaagaatattttttgatttagttatgATTTACAAAGAGTGGATGTGTTTACCAATAGACTTCATTTGCTATAAAtcacattattttttaaatgtgttatttttctatttgctattcaatatttttttattttgaccGTTTTCTCTAAGCCGATCGGAGacttttaaaactatttatgCAAGAtgtgattattataattttagcCCAAAACGGGTATTAACTATGTGTGATTCATACATCACCATTTCATTTGATTAAGAGTTGGATTCTCTAATcatcaaaaacaaaatattgTGCATTATATTGAAAATGAAAACCCTAGGTAAGAATTGGTGAAGAAAAAAATGTGGAGAGAAAATAAATCAAAGCTCAAAGAGAGCAAATCCAAATCCCATTTTCAGCTCAAAAAGTAGAAATTTTGATCATAAATATCAAACAAACAAATCCCACGTATCAAAAATATTCATCAAAGGAATCAAATTTCAGGATGCCGCATCTTCTCCTGCAGCAAATTCATCCCCAATTCTACTTTTCGCCATTGAAATTCTCATCTTCCTTACAATCTTCACCATTTCCCTCCCAATTTCAAGCTTCCCGCCCATGCTTTTACTCCCCAAGTTCTGTCAACCTTCTTCCTCCACCTCCGGTGATGAGAGGTGCAACCATACGGTGTATGGCCAATTCACGTAGGGTTAAAATGGTGGCTAAGCAGATTCAGAGGGAGCTTTCCGATATGCTTCTTACTGATAAGGTGTTGCAGTTCGCCATTCTTCCTGAGGCCTCTTTGGGAGCTGATAAGTATCTCTCCTCTCTCACTACCATTACTGATGTTGAAGTCTCTGCCGACTTGCAGGTATTGAGAGATTGTTTAAA is drawn from Cucumis melo cultivar AY chromosome 11, USDA_Cmelo_AY_1.0, whole genome shotgun sequence and contains these coding sequences:
- the LOC103497269 gene encoding probable ribosome-binding factor A, chloroplastic; amino-acid sequence: MPHLLLQQIHPQFYFSPLKFSSSLQSSPFPSQFQASRPCFYSPSSVNLLPPPPVMRGATIRCMANSRRVKMVAKQIQRELSDMLLTDKVLQFAILPEASLGADKYLSSLTTITDVEVSADLQVVKVYVSVFGDEKGKDVAMAGLKSKAKYVRSVLGKRMKLRLTPEIRFIEDESFERGSRVIAILDRIKDKKKDTIDEDFDEPELSDALDDDRDWKGDDADEDIIYVQ